In a single window of the Candidatus Methylacidiphilales bacterium genome:
- the rfbA gene encoding glucose-1-phosphate thymidylyltransferase RfbA — MQRKGIILAGGSGTRLFPLTKAVSKQLLPIYDKPMVYYPLSVLMLAGIREILVISTPEDLPLFRRLLGDGSAFGISLQYAEQARPDGLAQAFLIGEKFLDGAPSCLVLGDNLFYGHALGETLLEVSSLEQGATIFAYHVADPQRYGVVEFGPEGRAVSLEEKPAQPKSSFAVPGLYFYDGRAPEKARQLKPSARGELEITALNETYLREGALHVRIMGRGVAWLDTGTHESLLQAGQFVQAVQERQGLQIACLEEIGWRQGWLDAAALEQSVVRMGRSTYADYLRKLSATGLK, encoded by the coding sequence ATGCAACGCAAAGGCATCATCCTCGCCGGAGGCAGCGGCACCCGTCTTTTCCCCCTGACCAAGGCGGTGAGCAAGCAACTGCTCCCCATATATGACAAGCCCATGGTCTATTACCCGTTGTCCGTGCTCATGCTCGCGGGCATCCGGGAGATTCTGGTCATCTCCACCCCGGAAGACCTCCCCCTCTTCCGGCGGCTGCTCGGAGATGGCAGTGCCTTCGGTATTTCCCTCCAATACGCCGAACAAGCCAGGCCCGATGGTCTGGCGCAGGCCTTCCTGATCGGGGAGAAGTTCTTGGACGGCGCGCCTTCCTGCCTGGTGCTCGGCGACAACCTTTTCTACGGGCATGCCCTGGGGGAGACCCTTCTTGAAGTTTCCAGTCTGGAACAGGGGGCGACCATTTTTGCCTATCATGTCGCCGATCCCCAACGCTATGGAGTGGTGGAGTTCGGTCCGGAAGGGCGGGCCGTTTCGCTGGAAGAGAAACCGGCACAGCCCAAGTCGAGTTTTGCCGTGCCCGGATTGTATTTTTATGATGGGCGCGCCCCGGAGAAAGCCCGGCAGCTCAAGCCCAGCGCCCGCGGGGAACTGGAAATCACCGCCCTTAATGAAACCTATCTGCGGGAGGGCGCTCTCCACGTTCGTATCATGGGGCGCGGGGTGGCTTGGCTGGACACCGGCACCCACGAATCGCTCCTGCAAGCGGGCCAGTTTGTCCAGGCCGTGCAGGAGCGGCAAGGCCTGCAAATCGCCTGCTTGGAGGAAATCGGTTGGCGTCAGGGCTGGTTGGATGCGGCGGCCTTGGAGCAATCAGTGGTCCGAATGGGCCGTAGCACCTACGCGGACTATCTTCGCAAACTATCGGCAACCGGCCTTAAATAA
- the glf gene encoding UDP-galactopyranose mutase: MSRCDILIAGAGFAGAVIAERLASQLGLRCLVVDRRTHIGGNAHDHTDAAGVLLHTYGPHYFRSNSERIVAYLGQFTEWHAVEYKILSRVDGRYWQFPINLNTFEQLIGRSSTPEEMQATLEEWRVDIAEPKNSEEVIVSQVGWKLYEMFFKNYTGKQWRRDPKELDASVCGRIPIRTNRDDRYFSEKFQALPKEGYTRMFEKILDHPLIEVRLGTDYRSIQGETGHRHLVYTGAVDEYFDCCHGPLPYRSLRFEPETLAREYFQPAMQVNYPNDEAFTRIVELKHATGQKLPVTTIVREYPEDYGPGKEAYYPIPAPDARALYEKYRLMAEAEPNTSFIGRLATYRYYNMDQVVGMALAEFDRIAPSLKS; the protein is encoded by the coding sequence ATGAGTCGCTGTGATATCCTCATCGCCGGCGCGGGTTTCGCCGGGGCCGTCATCGCGGAACGTCTGGCCTCGCAGTTGGGCCTGCGATGTCTGGTGGTTGACCGGCGCACCCATATCGGTGGAAACGCCCATGACCACACCGATGCCGCCGGGGTTCTGCTCCACACCTATGGTCCGCATTATTTCCGCAGCAATTCCGAACGGATCGTCGCCTACCTCGGGCAGTTCACCGAATGGCATGCCGTCGAGTACAAGATCCTCTCGCGGGTGGACGGGCGTTACTGGCAGTTCCCGATCAACCTCAACACCTTCGAGCAACTCATCGGACGATCCTCCACTCCCGAGGAAATGCAGGCCACCCTGGAAGAGTGGCGGGTGGATATTGCCGAGCCGAAGAATTCCGAGGAGGTGATCGTCTCCCAGGTGGGTTGGAAGCTTTATGAGATGTTTTTCAAGAACTACACCGGCAAGCAGTGGCGGCGCGATCCCAAGGAACTGGACGCCAGTGTCTGTGGTCGCATCCCCATCCGCACCAACCGCGACGATCGTTATTTTTCGGAAAAATTCCAAGCCCTGCCCAAAGAAGGATACACCCGCATGTTTGAGAAGATCCTCGACCATCCGCTCATCGAGGTCCGGTTGGGGACCGACTACCGTTCCATCCAAGGCGAAACCGGTCACCGTCATCTGGTATATACCGGGGCCGTGGATGAGTATTTCGACTGTTGCCACGGGCCGCTACCCTATCGTTCCCTGCGTTTCGAGCCCGAAACCCTGGCCCGGGAATACTTCCAGCCGGCCATGCAGGTCAACTACCCCAACGACGAGGCCTTCACCCGCATTGTTGAATTGAAACACGCCACCGGCCAGAAGCTCCCGGTGACGACCATTGTGCGCGAATACCCCGAGGACTACGGGCCGGGCAAAGAGGCCTATTACCCCATCCCGGCCCCTGACGCCCGGGCCTTGTACGAAAAATACCGTTTGATGGCCGAGGCCGAGCCGAATACCAGTTTCATCGGACGCCTGGCCACCTACCGCTACTACAACATGGACCAAGTGGTGGGCATGGCTTTGGCGGAATTCGACCGCATCGCCCCGTCACTGAAAAGTTGA
- the thrC gene encoding threonine synthase, with translation MNQPWPGLIEHYRAYLPVTDKTPVVTLLEGNTPLIPVPRLAAAIGADVTLYLKYEALNPTCSFKDRGMTLAMSVAKERGARVVACASTGNTSAAAAAYAARAGMKAVVVLPHGNIAMGKLAQALIYGAQIIPITGNFDDALNLVRELGKLEHFEVVNSINPVRIEGQKTAAFEICDVLGRAPDYHFIPVGNAGNITAYWSGFREYHQAGKSTSLPKMMGWQAAGSAPIVDGHIIEHPETVATAIRIGNPASWQPALEAARDSGGKIDKVTDAEILHAYQLLAATEGIFVEPACAAPLAGLIKMTRTAPLPAGALVTATMTGHGLKDPDRAIRCAAQELNPIPPTLEAVLKAVGV, from the coding sequence ATGAACCAACCCTGGCCCGGCCTCATCGAGCACTACCGTGCTTATCTTCCCGTTACCGATAAAACCCCCGTGGTGACCCTCCTCGAGGGCAACACCCCGCTCATCCCCGTTCCGCGGCTGGCCGCGGCCATCGGGGCCGACGTCACCCTCTATCTCAAATACGAGGCCCTCAACCCCACGTGTTCGTTCAAGGACCGCGGGATGACCCTGGCCATGTCGGTGGCCAAGGAGCGCGGCGCCCGGGTGGTGGCCTGCGCCAGCACCGGCAACACCTCAGCCGCCGCTGCCGCCTATGCCGCCCGCGCCGGCATGAAGGCCGTGGTCGTCCTGCCCCACGGCAACATAGCCATGGGCAAACTCGCCCAGGCCCTCATCTACGGCGCCCAGATCATCCCCATCACCGGGAATTTCGACGACGCCCTGAACCTCGTCCGCGAGCTTGGCAAACTGGAGCACTTCGAGGTCGTCAATTCGATCAATCCGGTCCGCATCGAGGGCCAGAAAACGGCCGCTTTCGAGATATGTGACGTCCTCGGCCGCGCCCCGGACTACCATTTCATCCCCGTCGGCAATGCCGGCAACATCACCGCCTATTGGAGCGGATTCCGCGAATACCACCAAGCGGGCAAATCAACCTCCCTCCCCAAGATGATGGGTTGGCAGGCCGCAGGCTCCGCCCCGATTGTCGACGGGCACATCATCGAGCATCCTGAAACCGTGGCCACCGCCATCCGTATCGGCAACCCGGCCAGTTGGCAGCCCGCGCTCGAGGCGGCGCGCGATTCCGGTGGAAAAATCGACAAAGTCACCGACGCGGAAATCCTTCATGCTTACCAACTGCTCGCCGCCACGGAGGGGATCTTCGTCGAACCCGCCTGTGCCGCCCCCCTGGCCGGCCTGATCAAGATGACCCGGACGGCGCCGTTGCCGGCGGGAGCCCTGGTCACGGCGACCATGACCGGGCACGGACTCAAGGACCCCGACCGGGCCATCCGATGCGCCGCCCAGGAATTGAATCCCATACCACCCACCTTGGAAGCCGTGCTCAAGGCAGTGGGGGTTTGA
- the gmd gene encoding GDP-mannose 4,6-dehydratase, with protein sequence MPTALITGITGQDGSYLAELLLQKGYTVHGIMRRSSSFNTDRIEPIYQSPQDGSRRLFLHYGDLSDSSSTLSLVGDIKPDEIYHLGAQSHVRVSFDIPEYTGDVTGLGTTRLLEAMRRSCPKSRFYQASSSEMYGLVQEVPQKETTPFYPRSPYGAAKVYAYWLTVNYRESYGLHATNGILFNHESPRRGETFVTRKITRAVARIKKGLQKKLHMGNLEAKRDWGYAPDYVEAMWMMLQQEKGDDYVVATGETHSVREFLELAFGRAGMDYRDYVEHDARYERPAEVDLLIGDPSKARRQLGWEPRVKFKELVEIMVDADIHLLDEELAGQHVRA encoded by the coding sequence ATGCCCACTGCACTCATCACCGGCATCACCGGCCAAGACGGTTCCTACCTCGCAGAGCTGCTTCTACAAAAAGGATACACCGTCCATGGCATCATGCGCCGGTCCTCCAGCTTCAACACCGACCGCATCGAACCCATCTACCAATCCCCGCAGGACGGGAGTCGCAGGCTTTTCCTCCACTATGGCGACCTTTCCGATTCCAGTTCGACGCTCTCCCTCGTGGGGGACATCAAGCCGGACGAGATTTACCACCTCGGCGCCCAAAGCCATGTCCGGGTCAGCTTCGATATCCCGGAATACACCGGCGACGTCACCGGCCTGGGCACCACTCGCCTCCTCGAGGCCATGCGCCGATCCTGTCCGAAGAGCCGCTTCTACCAGGCCTCCAGCAGCGAGATGTATGGACTGGTCCAGGAAGTGCCCCAGAAGGAAACCACCCCTTTCTATCCCCGCAGCCCCTACGGCGCCGCCAAGGTCTACGCCTACTGGCTAACTGTCAATTACCGCGAAAGCTACGGCCTCCATGCCACCAATGGCATCCTCTTCAACCACGAATCCCCGCGGCGCGGGGAAACCTTCGTCACACGCAAGATCACCCGCGCGGTCGCCCGCATCAAGAAAGGTCTCCAGAAAAAGCTCCACATGGGCAACCTTGAGGCCAAGCGGGACTGGGGCTACGCCCCCGATTACGTCGAGGCCATGTGGATGATGCTCCAACAGGAAAAGGGCGACGACTATGTGGTCGCCACCGGGGAGACACACAGTGTGCGTGAGTTTCTAGAATTGGCCTTTGGTCGTGCCGGGATGGACTACCGCGATTATGTCGAACACGACGCCCGTTACGAACGCCCGGCAGAAGTCGATCTGCTCATCGGCGACCCCTCCAAGGCCCGCCGCCAGCTCGGCTGGGAACCCCGGGTCAAGTTCAAGGAACTGGTCGAAATCATGGTCGACGCTGATATCCACCTTCTCGACGAGGAACTGGCCGGTCAGCATGTGCGGGCCTGA
- a CDS encoding sugar nucleotide-binding protein, which produces MVLLLGATGYVGKAFQRALGQRGISFYGPVRGQRDYGIPWVLGQLLDEIQPTLVICAAGFTGIPNVEAAERQKIRCLEANLAFPVRLSEACAARGIPLGHVSSGCIYSGCKKEGQGWCESDLPNFDFRHNNSSFYSGCKALAEEMLRLKEQVWIWRLRRPFNGDAEPRNYLSKIMGYPCHLESENSISQIDEFTAGCLDLAMNRAPFGIYNMTNPGVVRTSELTALLVRAGLIAGPVRFFADSQEFVSVAGRTPRSECVLDSSKALAQGVRFTEIHEALERSVRERRTGS; this is translated from the coding sequence ATGGTTTTGTTGTTGGGTGCCACGGGATATGTCGGGAAAGCCTTCCAGCGTGCGCTTGGGCAGAGGGGGATCTCCTTTTATGGTCCCGTGCGCGGTCAGCGGGACTATGGTATTCCGTGGGTCTTGGGGCAATTGCTGGATGAAATCCAACCCACGCTGGTGATATGTGCGGCCGGTTTTACGGGTATCCCCAACGTCGAGGCCGCGGAACGGCAAAAAATACGCTGCCTGGAAGCCAATCTGGCCTTTCCAGTCCGCTTGAGTGAGGCCTGTGCCGCCAGGGGCATTCCTTTGGGGCACGTCTCCAGTGGTTGCATTTACAGTGGATGCAAAAAGGAGGGACAGGGTTGGTGTGAAAGCGATTTGCCCAACTTTGATTTCCGTCACAACAACTCCAGTTTCTACAGCGGCTGCAAGGCATTGGCGGAGGAGATGCTGCGATTGAAGGAACAGGTTTGGATCTGGCGTCTGCGCCGCCCGTTCAACGGGGATGCAGAACCGCGCAATTATCTGTCAAAAATCATGGGTTACCCCTGCCATCTGGAATCGGAAAATTCGATCAGCCAAATCGATGAGTTCACGGCCGGATGTCTGGATTTGGCCATGAACCGGGCGCCTTTCGGGATTTACAACATGACCAATCCGGGAGTGGTGCGCACCTCGGAACTGACTGCCCTGCTCGTTCGGGCGGGCTTGATTGCCGGGCCCGTGCGCTTCTTTGCCGATTCCCAGGAATTTGTCTCGGTGGCCGGCCGCACCCCGCGATCGGAATGTGTTCTCGATTCCTCCAAAGCATTGGCCCAAGGGGTAAGGTTCACGGAGATACACGAAGCGCTGGAGCGCTCGGTGCGTGAACGGCGGACCGGCTCCTGA
- the rfbB gene encoding dTDP-glucose 4,6-dehydratase, with product MNRILITGGAGFIGSHFVRHVLGSTARPVDRLVVLDALTYAGVRTNVPDDPRVVFVHGDILDADLVSGLLRVHGIGRLVHFAAESHVDRSIDTPEPFVQTNVVGTLRLLDVFRRHWKAAPEAARAAMRFLHISTDEVFGSLGLEDPAFSETTPYAPNSPYAASKAGSDHLVRAAHHTYGLPVLLTNCSNNYGPRQFPEKLIPLMILNALEGKPLPIYGDGANIRDWLYVEDHCTAIARVLEAGVPGESYNIGGASERTNLVLIDALIRLLDELAPRAGGGSYAVLKSFVPDRPGHDRRYAMDIRKIQRELGWSPRWTLETGLRETVQWYLQNRQWCDNITAKKYARERLGSRN from the coding sequence ATGAATCGCATCCTCATCACCGGTGGCGCCGGTTTCATAGGTTCCCATTTTGTCCGCCATGTCCTGGGCTCCACAGCCCGGCCTGTGGACCGCTTGGTGGTCCTCGACGCGCTGACCTATGCCGGCGTTCGGACGAATGTGCCCGACGATCCGCGTGTGGTCTTTGTCCACGGCGATATCCTGGATGCGGACCTCGTATCCGGCCTGCTCCGCGTGCACGGTATCGGACGGCTGGTCCATTTTGCCGCTGAATCGCACGTCGACCGTTCCATCGACACCCCGGAGCCGTTTGTACAAACGAACGTGGTGGGCACGCTGCGGCTGCTGGATGTCTTCCGTCGTCATTGGAAGGCCGCCCCGGAGGCGGCCCGTGCCGCGATGCGGTTCCTGCATATTTCCACCGATGAGGTCTTTGGTTCACTCGGACTTGAGGACCCGGCCTTCTCCGAGACCACGCCCTACGCTCCCAACAGTCCCTACGCTGCGTCCAAGGCCGGGAGTGACCACTTGGTGCGCGCGGCGCACCACACTTATGGACTCCCGGTTCTTCTGACCAACTGTTCCAATAATTACGGTCCGCGCCAGTTCCCGGAGAAGCTGATCCCCCTGATGATCCTCAACGCTCTTGAGGGCAAGCCCCTGCCCATTTATGGTGATGGGGCCAACATCCGCGATTGGCTCTATGTCGAGGACCATTGCACCGCCATCGCCCGTGTCCTGGAGGCTGGAGTTCCCGGGGAATCCTACAACATCGGCGGAGCATCCGAGCGCACCAACCTGGTGCTGATCGACGCCCTCATCCGTCTGCTCGACGAACTGGCACCGCGGGCTGGAGGAGGCTCTTATGCCGTATTGAAAAGCTTTGTTCCCGACCGGCCGGGCCATGACCGCCGCTACGCCATGGACATCCGCAAAATCCAGCGCGAGCTGGGTTGGTCGCCCCGCTGGACATTGGAAACCGGCCTGCGCGAAACCGTGCAATGGTATTTGCAGAACCGCCAGTGGTGCGACAACATCACGGCTAAGAAGTATGCCCGGGAGCGCCTCGGTTCCCGGAATTGA
- a CDS encoding GDP-L-fucose synthase → MSTLQGKLFIAGHRGLVGRALCRAAGHHPGLELVTRTRQEVNLEDEAAVRAFFIQEKPDYVIDAAAKVGGIKANNDFPVDFLLTNLRIQNNIISAAHTAGVRKLLFLGSSCIYPKLAPQPIREDALLTGPLEPTNEWYAVAKITGIKLCQAYRKQYGASFISAMPTNLYGPHDNFDLQSSHVLPALIRKFHEAKSSGGKVTLWGTGSPRREFLHVDDLAAACFLLLEVYDGGEPVNLGCGEDVTIKELAETVARVTGFAGGLEWDTRMPDGTPRKLLDISRIRAMGWSPQISLEEGIRQTYSWYLNTSA, encoded by the coding sequence ATGAGCACCCTTCAGGGAAAATTGTTCATCGCCGGCCACCGCGGCCTCGTCGGCCGCGCCCTCTGCCGTGCCGCCGGTCATCATCCCGGACTGGAACTGGTGACACGCACCCGCCAAGAGGTCAATCTTGAGGACGAGGCCGCCGTTCGCGCTTTTTTCATCCAGGAAAAGCCGGATTACGTCATCGATGCCGCGGCCAAGGTCGGCGGCATAAAGGCCAACAACGACTTCCCTGTCGATTTCCTCCTGACCAACCTGCGTATCCAGAACAACATCATATCCGCCGCCCACACGGCCGGGGTGCGTAAATTGCTTTTCCTCGGCAGTTCGTGCATCTATCCGAAGCTGGCGCCCCAGCCCATCCGCGAGGACGCCCTCCTCACCGGGCCGCTCGAACCGACCAACGAGTGGTATGCCGTGGCCAAGATCACCGGGATCAAACTCTGCCAGGCCTACCGCAAACAGTACGGCGCCTCCTTCATCAGCGCCATGCCCACCAACCTTTACGGACCCCATGACAACTTCGACCTCCAGTCGTCACATGTGCTCCCCGCCCTCATCCGCAAATTTCACGAAGCCAAATCCTCCGGAGGCAAAGTCACCCTCTGGGGCACCGGCAGCCCCCGCCGGGAGTTCCTCCACGTCGACGACCTGGCCGCCGCCTGTTTCCTGCTTCTGGAGGTTTACGACGGAGGGGAACCGGTGAACCTGGGCTGCGGCGAGGATGTCACCATCAAAGAACTGGCAGAAACCGTTGCCCGGGTCACCGGGTTCGCAGGCGGACTCGAGTGGGACACCCGCATGCCGGACGGCACGCCACGCAAGCTCCTCGATATTTCCCGCATCCGGGCCATGGGCTGGAGCCCGCAGATCTCTCTGGAGGAAGGCATCCGCCAGACCTATTCTTGGTATCTGAACACCAGCGCTTGA